Within the Flavobacterium sp. CG_23.5 genome, the region TCATTAATTGAGTTTTTCTTTTATTAATTATTTAAAAATTAGATGTTTGGATTTGATTATAGTTAAAATAGTTCAAGTATTCTTGGAATTCATGAAAATGAACTATTTCATTTTTCTTACAATTGCTTTGTGCAAGTTGTACCAAATGGATGTTTTTGAAGAATATCGTATTTCCTGAAAATTTTTCCAAACTAATGAATATCGCCTGCTGTAGCGTTTTGTTACTGCACCGGATAATGTGGTTTTTGAGATGGATATGAATGGTCTGTTTTTTACCGTAATTCTCCACGTTAATTGTAATGAATTTTACCTGATCCTCTTTGAGATTTATTTCTTGAATGATAAATGGATGATCTAGTTTGTTTATCCTTTTTTCAATGGTTTCTTTTGAGTCTATAAAGGCCGTGAATTTCCATGTTTTTAATACTGGAGCATTGTCCACGAGGTCAATAACTTGTTTGAATAATTTTTGATTGCCCTTAGTGGTAATTATTAATTCGAAGTGGTCAGTAGTTCTTTTAGGAAAGACAATGATAAAGTCTATTTTCCTGTAGTAGTAGTTTAGGTTTTGCTTGATCCAATAACAGATTGTCTCTTGGTTTTCAGTGGAATGATTTAGTAGGTTTTTGATGGTGTGGTGGTTGTCAAGGAACCAGTTCCAGAAGTTTTTCATTTAATTTTTGTTTCAGGTTTAAAGTTTAAAGTTTTGGGCTGCTTCTCGATATACTTTTTAAGTAAAAAACTTAAAAATCACTCGAAGTGACTCCGTTGTTTATTTCAAACAATCATTGTTATCGTTTGTCTTTGTCCGCTTTGTCAAAAGCGATTAAGTTCAGCATGTTTCTCAAGCGAGATCTGACTCGATTGCCGTAGGCGGTTTCTATTTCGGATGCGGAGAGGTTTGTGGTGATGTGGGTGTAGATTTTCTTAGATATAAAAATGTCGTATCTGGAGAGAATAATTTCTGCCATGACATTGCATTCGTTTCCAAAGTATTTGAGGTTCTTTTCGGTGCCTAAATCATCGAAACAGTAGTTTTTATGTTCAGCATGGGTGTTGTGTCCATGGCTGTAGCGCTGAATTACTTCATATCCATCTTTGATGAACTCAAAACTAATGTCCCGGCACGTTTTCATAAAGAACTTTTTATTTGGTTGAGGTACGTAGCGCATCAGAGCCATCAAAGAGGTTTTACCGCAGCCTACTGGGCCAGAAAGAAGAATTCCTTTGCTGAGGTCGATTTCAAACTTAGCTGCAGTATATTGATCATCCAGAAAATAGCAAATCAGTTTTGTGATAGTTGTGGTGTCTTGTTCTAAGAAGTGAAATTTTTCTCCAAAATCCTTTTTGCCTTTTTTTTCTAACCAAGCAATAATTTCTGGATAATTGTATTTTGATGTCATAAGGTAGTGGTAAAAGGTTAGAGATGGGGTTGATAGGTGGTTCTCGATATATTTTTTGTTTCGTTTCACTACACAAAAAAACACTTTCCGAAATAAATTCGAAATAAACGAGACTGACGAAGAAATCATAAAGGCTCCGAGTAGTTTTTATCCGTAACTGCGTGGAGATTATACGCTCTCGTTTGCTCTTTTAATGGTATGTTTTGTGGTGTTTTTAGATTAAATTTATTAGTGTTCAGCATCCAATTTCGCGCCGCTGCTTTCCAATCTTTCATTTTGGTTTTCCCACCAATGAGCCATCCGTTGCTGGAGTAATAATTGAAAAAGCGCTCTGCTTCGAACTCGGAATATTCTTGAAACTTGAAATACTCTTTGGTTAAGTCCACCGATGGGTTTTCGTCCGTTGTATCTTGTCTCTCGTCTCTCGACTGCGCTCGAGATGACACGCTCGAGATGACAGCTTTACTTTTTTCTTTTTTGGCGCAACTTTTTTTCTTTTCTTCTTTTTCTGGATTTTCAAAAATTGAATTATTATTAAAAATTTCAAACTCGGGTGTTCTCTCTATATTGTTTATATTGTTTTTAGATGTTTTTTTATTCTCTATATAGAGCTGACTATTAACCTGTTCAGTTACCTGACTATTTACTTGTTCAATTTTTGAGAAGGTAGATTCATTTTGTGAACTTGTATTTGCTGTTTCGCTTAGGTTGTAAATTTCTACTTCGGAACCCAAATAGGGGTTGAATGATGGCGTGTATTTTATAAAACCTAATTCTTGTAACTCTTTCATACATTTGTGATAGGTAGCTTTTGATTTTATTTTGGACGAAATCATAATTTCTTCTCGATTGATGGTGATCGGATTTTTGAACCGGTTGATGTTCCAGCATTGAAAGAGTGCTAAATACAGACTTATGTGAGAAGGATTGATGTTTTTTAGTGAGGCTGTTTTTTTGAAAAAGCCAGTGAGGTGTTTTATGTAATTCATATTCTGGTGATTAGTGAAAAATGATTCTAATTTTATTGATTTAGCATTTTGGCTATGTCGTCGTATTTATAGTATAGGATGCCTCCGATGCGGTTGTAATTTAGTGTTCCGTTGACGCGAAGGTTTTGGAGTGTGCCGGGTGAGATCTTGAGCAGTTTTCTAACCTCGGAAGATTTTAGCCATTGGGTTGGCTGCTCTTTTAGTGCCACTATTTCTTTAATTTCAGAAAGAATGATGTTGCTAAAGTTTAGCAAGTCTCTTTTTGTAATGGGTTGGTGGTTTAGTAGTTCTAAATTTTCTACTTCAGGGAATAGTTTTTTCGGATGTAAGTTCATCGTAATTTGTTTTAAATTGTTACAAGACAAATTACTTTCAATTGATTGGTTTCTTTACCCAAGGTAATCGCAAGGTGGGTGTTGTTTTAGGGTAAATTAATAGATTTCCCTTTGTTTCTTGAGCTGATTTTATGGAGGTATTCGAAAACGCGTTTTTTATGAATTGGTTTTTTTTAAGTTTTAGCCTAAATGGTCTGTAAAAGAATGCTAACCCAAGGTGGGTGATTGTAGGGAACTAAATCCAAGTTAAAGACCTGGAATTAGTTTTGTTCTTCTTCTACGATTTTGTTGTTGAAGTTCTCGGATAAGGAATGCAAGAATTTTGTTTTTATCGTTTTTCTGTTTTTAATGTCTTGGAAGCATCGGTATATGCTGTCGTCTAAAACAATATTAAACGTTTTGCTAAATTGACCTGCAATTTCCTTGATGTCCGTATTTCCACCATTGAACATTTTTAGGTTGTGTAAACCGTAAATAAGTTCCACCATTTCAATTTTGGAACCCGTCCAGTTGAGGTTAGATTTTGCAGTTTGATGATTAGAATTGGGGCTACTGTTTATCTCTTCAATCTTTTCTTCCAAGTATATTTCCAATATATCATTTGCAATAATGTTAGCAACCTTCACATCATGAGAAGTACATAGTTTTTTATCAAAATTTATTAAACTTATATCCAAATTGGATGTCTGTTTTTCAGAGTTTCTAATGAAATATAAATGATCATTGTGGATGCTACCGGAGCGGTAGTATTTATAAAATTCTTTGTCTTGTTTTGAAAATTGAAAACAATTGTTTAGCGCTTTTTCGTAATGCTTAATTTTAAGTTTTTTGCTATTGGACGGAGACTTGGATTCGATGTCCAAGATGCGGTTAAAGAAAATATACTTAGACGTTATCTTAAATTTCAGTTCCTTAAAAAAGTGAATTTCATCTTCTTTCGAATTGAATATAAATTTTTCTAACCATAGGAAAAGTTCTTTGAGTTTTATTTCGATATACTCTAAAGCCAATTTTGCCTGAGTGATAGGGTTTGCGTTTGTTTTTTTAATATGTTCAACTTCTAATTCAAATTCGTAAAAAAAATCATTACAACATCCCTGCATATGTTACTAAATTAGTTGTCAAATATTAATCTAAACTATGCTTTTTTTATTGCGGTAAATCTTATTTATAAGTTAAATTTTTTATAATTTCTTACAATATGTTAAATTATGCCTTTATTTGGCCTGATTTGTTAGATAATGCGGTATTTGTATTTTTAAATTTTTCCTTTAAAATCATCATGTCATTACTGATTTTATGATCCAGAATTTTTGCGTAATGTTGGGTAGTTTTCAAATTGGTATGTCCGAGCATTTTACTCACCGTTTCGATAGGAACGCCATTAGAAAGAGTAACTGTTGTGGCAAAAGTATGTCGGGCGATGTGAAAAGTAAGGTCTTTGTTAATTCCACAGACATCGGCAATTTCTTTTAAATAGGCATTCATTTTTTGATTACTCAAAATAGGTAAGAGGCGGTTTTCATTTAAGCATATGGGATGGTTTTCATATTTGTCCACAATCTGCTGTGCGAGCGGCAGTAATGGAATTTTGGAAGCGGTGTCTGTTTTTTGTCTGGTGGTAAAAATCCAATTATCGCCATCAATACCAAGGCTAATATGGGTTTTGGTTAATTGCTTTACATCGATGTATGCTAAGCCCGTAAAACAGCTAAAAACGAATATGTCGCGAACTAAGTCCAATCGCTCTGAAACAAATTCCTTATTAATCATACTTTCAATATCCGCTTCTGAAAGGAATTCCCTAACCACCTCTTTTACTTTTGCTTTGTAATTCACAAAGGGGTCTTTGTTAAGCCATCCATTGGATAAACATTGGTTTATGATTTTATGGAAGTTTTTTACATATTTGACAGCAGTATTGTTATTGCATTTTCTAACGCTTCGTAAATAAAACTCATATTCCATGATAAAGGCATGATCAATCTTTTCGATATTAATATCGGTAAGGTTGTATTTCCAAAATAGGAAGTCTTTCGTGTGTTTTAAGGAAGTCTGGTAGCGTTCTAATGTGCCGGGGGCGTATTCAAATCCCACCAGTTCTTTTATTTTTCGGTTGTGCTCCTCGAAAATAGGGATTAGCATTCGCTCGCGTTCTTTCTTTCCTTGGTATTCATTCTTGAAACTTTCATAAGTAATTTGAACTTGGTTCATGAAAAGTTTTTTCTCAGTTTCATAAACGGTTGCTCTCATTATGTCAAGTTGACCATTTATCAAACGAGCTTCCTCGCTGTTGCCTTTCATTTTAGATGCTTCTGACGACCACTTGGCTTCATCTACATAATGGCCTGAGCTACAATCAAAGCGTTGGCCGTTGATAGTTATGCGTTGATAAATTGGCATTTGTGCTTGTGCATTGACTTTTGATTTTCTCAAATAATACAGAACGGTGATTTTTGTTTTCATGTTGGTAGCCTTTAATTGATAATTAATTTACTTTAATTGTCAATACAAGTCAAGATGTTCATTCTTTGAACCCCTTTATCTGTTGGGGTTAAGAAGAAAATCGGTGCACCAGTTTTTCTCAGTGTCCCTGTGCACCGATTGTGCACCTATTTTTTGAGAAATAATGAATAAAATGAATGATTGGTAAAAAGAAAAAACCCTTTAAATCATACGATTTAAAGGGTTTTAATTCAATTTGTATTTATACTGGCGGAGAAAGAGGGATTTTACAATTCTCTATATATCACTTATAATCAGCAGTTTAAAATGTAAATTATAATTGGGTAACCGAAATCACCCCCTTTTTTATCGTAATGTATTCTATCAATTTGTGTTCAGTAAATATACAAAATATTGCAGATTTATTACAATTTTTGAGGATAAACCACACTAAAAAATGAACATGTAAATGAACCGATGATTGAACAAGTTATTAGCCTAGTAAAGTTCAAAATTTGACGAGGTTAAATAAAGTTACTACCCAATAATTAATGGTTCAACTTGTTCAATTTTTAGGCTTGTATATTGGCAGAACTCTTCTATAGATACAAGCTCATTTTGGAGCTTATTGCGTTCCTTTCGGATGTTTTGTAACAATCTAATACTTTGGCGATAGCTCTTTCCGGTAATGCGTTGTATATCCTTCGGGTAAATACACAATCTCTTATATTCTGCTTTCATACTCTATCTATAGCTTTGATTGGGCTTTGACTTACTTGAAACTCCTGTAATCCAATTTATTTGACTAGATAAAATTAGTAAAAAATCTCTTTTGTTCAGAAGGGACAATTGTTGCGGTTTTTTGGGTGGTGGGATGAGACATTTGTGCTATTTCCTGTCATTTATACCTAAAAGGGACATATGGAATAGGGGAGTGTTTTTTATGCGATTTAATTGGCTAAAATTTGTTTTAGGATTCATTGGAATTGTTGCAACGGAAAGTGGATCGAGAGACTATTTAAAACAAATTATAAACTTAAATTTTAGGAATTATGGCAAGACAAAAAGGCATAATTAAGTTGAAAGGTACTATTGGAGATATTACTTTTTACAAAACCCAAGATGGGCATTTGGCACGTGAAAAAGGAGGCATCGATGCCAGCAGAATCAAAAATGATCCTGCGTTTCAAAGAACGCGTGAGAACGGTTCTGAATTTGGAAGAGCTGGCAAGGCTGGGAAAATTTTAAGAACGGCTCTGAGAGTCTTACTTCTAAATTCTGCGGACGGTAGAGTGGTGAGTCGACTTACCCAAGCGATGGTGAAAGTGATCCAAGCGGATACGATTAGCGAGCGTGGGTTACGAAATGTAATTGATGGTGAGGCTGAATTGCTTATTGGTTTTGAGTTCAACATCAGAGGGAAACTGGGGACCAGTTTGTTTGCTCCCTATGTAGGGATAATCGACAGAGTATCTGGAGATATCAGCGTTGATTTGGATTCGTTTATTCCCGCTAATATGATTGCAGCTCCAGGAGGAACGACACATTTCAAAGTTATTTCAGCTGGTGCTGAAATTGATTTTGAGGCAGAGACTTTCGTTTCGACGAATTCTGAAACTGCTATTCTTCCATGGGATATGACAGCAACAGCGGCGATTAGTCATGTAAACCCGGTCACCCCAAACAGCACAAAACCGTTGTTTTTGGCTTTAGGTGTTGAATTTTATCAACAGGTAAATGGCCAGATGTATCCTTTGAAAAATGGATCCTACAACCCTTTAGCTTTGGTTAGCGTAAGCGGATTGTAAGATGGTTTTGGTATTAACCAGAATCTATTTTCCTGATGGAACGCAAGGGATGCTAGAATGGAACGGCACACTAGTTTGTTATACCATCGAATTGCCTTGGTTGGGAAATCAAAGGCGTATCTCTTGTATTCCGGAAGGAGAATATGTTTTGCAGAAGCGGTTTAGCCCAAAATTTAATTGGCATTTGCATTTGAGAAATGTTCCAGGAAGAGATTTTATATTAGTCCATCCCGCCAATGACGCCAAAAAAGAATTGTTGGGCTGTATTGCTCCTGTAACGCAACATAGCGGAGTAGGAAAGGGCCGTTGCTTCCGAAAAGCGTTTGAAAAGCTAAAATCTTTGGTTTACGCCGCTTTAGATCGTAATGAAGTAGTGAAAATAAGTGTTCAATCTTAAAAAGTAGTACTATGAAATTAGTAGAAAGAGTAAAATCGCCAACTCCTAAATTTTTTAGGATTTTGAGAGCCATTGGATTGGCTTTGTTGGCCATAAGCGGAAGTGTGATTTCGGCGCCGGTTGTTTTGCCTGCTGCTGTGGTAAGTATTGCAGGATATATGGCTGTGGCCGGAGGTGTTATTTCTGCTGTCAGTCAGATTACAGTTGATGAAGCAGCCCTGTTGAAGGTAGAACAAGAAATAATTCCAAAATCTAGAAGCGATGGAGACTAATCTTACTTTAAAATCGGGCACCATTTTAGGAACGTTGTTGAGTATTGCATCCAATATCTTTTCTGAAGATATCGTAAAAACTATTATCTTAGCAGTTGTTGGAGCGATAGTTAGTTTTCTGGTTTCACTTCTTTTAAAGCGGTTGACCAAAAATAAAAAATAGAGATTCAGTTTTTGTGTGGTAACCTTTACTGAATTTTATAAGAAAGCCTAAATCGCGAGATTAGGCTTTTTTTTTGTTTACCGACAGTACCTAGACAAAATACATTTTTTTAGTTCATTAATCAGTTTTAGATTTTTCTCCAGATGTTCTTTTTGTAGTTCTAGCGCTTTGATTGCATCAATATCTTTCTGATGCTGCTCGAAGTCGTAAAGTAATTGATTGACTTTTTGGTCAAATTCAGTTTTGAATTTTTTAATTCTGATAAATGGAATAACGGACCCAATAAGGTGCTGATGCCAAAATTTCATTTGCCATAGGCTGTATGCTAGCCAGTAAATCATTTCGCCGTCTTCGTCGGATGAAAAAATGATCACATAACTATTGGTAAAAGGCTCTTTTTGGGGCTTGCCGCTGTTCATTCCTTTGTTGAGAATAAAGATTTGGTTTCCCTTGTAAATGGTTTCTTTCTGATGGGTTTTGATGATGAAGTTTGGCATGATTTCGGATTTTAGATTGTGTGTCTCGCTGCGCTCGGCACCCTTATATTTTTAAAAGAAAAAGAAAAAAAAGAAAGTCGTCTAAGAAGAGGAGGTTTCAAAAGGAGTCAAGTTTTTTTGAAAAAATACTACCCGACTATTGCAATGGAAACCGATGCTTATCGACGGAGAAAAAGAGTTGTACTGAAAATGTAAGGGTGGAGATTTTTTCAAAAACCCAGAGGGCTTGAACTTTACTTTTTGAAACCGTAACTTAAATTTGCTTTCTTTTTATTTATTTTTTTTTCTTGTTAGCACAAAATATCATTGGTAAGCATTGTTTTTTAGGAGAACGTTCTTATGGAAACGGCAATCAAACACCCCCAAGCACCGCAAGGAGCACAAAAAAGTGGTGTCCCGTTTTTCAGGGACAAGGAACTTTTATTTGCGTATGAGGAGCGAAGTTGGCGGTGTTGCGGCAATCGAATAGCCACCCTAGACGCGAGAGTTAAGTGGAGGAGACCCTGATTTTTATCAGGGTAAACGGAGCGAAACGTAGCGGATAGGAGCGTGAAACGGCGGGGAAAAAATAAAACACTCCCGACTTTTTTGGAGGGAAACCTTGATTTAGGGCAAAGTGAGGTTTTTCACCGAACGGAGCCAACCCCGATGGCTGTGCGAAGGAGCAACCGCTGAAAAAATAAGGGGCGACAGACATGATACTGCTGATTGCAGAGCAGCGTAGTTTACGAAGCGGAACGGAATGAAGTTGTATTGTGGCTGTAATAGCCCCGACGAACGCAGGAAGTGACCGTGTGGAGATGAGGAACGGAACGGCGCAAAAAAAATAGCTGTCTCGCCTTTTCTTTTAGCGGGACTGCTATATTTTTTTGTGATGTGTAGTGTCTGTGGAATGGAGGGAAACCAAGCTATTTATGATTAAGATAGATCCCCTAAATTACACGAAAATTTTTTGTGGAAATATGTGGTTGACCGACTGGAACTGCCGAACGGAACAAAGGGAACGACCGAAGGGAGACCGCTTGATTGCTCGTAATGCTTAACGGAAACGTTGTTGTGATATTATCCTCTTTTCGTGGTTTGGCACACCCTTTATGATTTGTGATTCCTTTCTACTTTCGTATTTTACTGTTGAGTAATTCTTCTATTTCTGCTGCAGTTACACCATAAATTTTAAGTAACTCCTTTGTTTTTCTGACTGTAAGTTTGAATTCTTTTTTTGCTTGATGAACCGCAAATTCTAAGCCATTAAAATCAATTTCTTCTGGAGTAAAACCTCTGTTTTCTAACTGTAACAGATGATAAACCGAATAGTTCATTGGTAACTTAATACTTCTTAAAATTCGATCTGACTCAAAAAAAGTGGATTTTGCTTTAAAGGAAGTGACCCCTATTTTAATGACATTATCCAATATAAAACAATCTATTATTAAATTGTTCCAAGTTTGAACAATGTTTTTGAAATAAAAGAAGCCTATTGTTGCTTTAGCAGTACTTTTTGTTTCACATTTGACCTCAATTCTTGATCCAGGAACAACCAATGTTAGTAGACCATCTGTGATTGTTAATTCAATGACTGTGCTTTGATCCCACTTGGATGCAGCTCCTAGCGTTTTAGCTATTTTTATTAACTCACTTTCTAATTTTGATTTT harbors:
- a CDS encoding DUF5675 family protein gives rise to the protein MVLVLTRIYFPDGTQGMLEWNGTLVCYTIELPWLGNQRRISCIPEGEYVLQKRFSPKFNWHLHLRNVPGRDFILVHPANDAKKELLGCIAPVTQHSGVGKGRCFRKAFEKLKSLVYAALDRNEVVKISVQS
- a CDS encoding ATPase; the protein is MTSKYNYPEIIAWLEKKGKKDFGEKFHFLEQDTTTITKLICYFLDDQYTAAKFEIDLSKGILLSGPVGCGKTSLMALMRYVPQPNKKFFMKTCRDISFEFIKDGYEVIQRYSHGHNTHAEHKNYCFDDLGTEKNLKYFGNECNVMAEIILSRYDIFISKKIYTHITTNLSASEIETAYGNRVRSRLRNMLNLIAFDKADKDKR
- a CDS encoding transcriptional regulator — protein: MNYIKHLTGFFKKTASLKNINPSHISLYLALFQCWNINRFKNPITINREEIMISSKIKSKATYHKCMKELQELGFIKYTPSFNPYLGSEVEIYNLSETANTSSQNESTFSKIEQVNSQVTEQVNSQLYIENKKTSKNNINNIERTPEFEIFNNNSIFENPEKEEKKKSCAKKEKSKAVISSVSSRAQSRDERQDTTDENPSVDLTKEYFKFQEYSEFEAERFFNYYSSNGWLIGGKTKMKDWKAAARNWMLNTNKFNLKTPQNIPLKEQTRAYNLHAVTDKNYSEPL
- a CDS encoding helix-turn-helix domain-containing protein, with protein sequence MNLHPKKLFPEVENLELLNHQPITKRDLLNFSNIILSEIKEIVALKEQPTQWLKSSEVRKLLKISPGTLQNLRVNGTLNYNRIGGILYYKYDDIAKMLNQ
- a CDS encoding DUF6943 family protein, with translation MPNFIIKTHQKETIYKGNQIFILNKGMNSGKPQKEPFTNSYVIIFSSDEDGEMIYWLAYSLWQMKFWHQHLIGSVIPFIRIKKFKTEFDQKVNQLLYDFEQHQKDIDAIKALELQKEHLEKNLKLINELKKCILSRYCR
- a CDS encoding site-specific integrase; protein product: MKTKITVLYYLRKSKVNAQAQMPIYQRITINGQRFDCSSGHYVDEAKWSSEASKMKGNSEEARLINGQLDIMRATVYETEKKLFMNQVQITYESFKNEYQGKKERERMLIPIFEEHNRKIKELVGFEYAPGTLERYQTSLKHTKDFLFWKYNLTDINIEKIDHAFIMEYEFYLRSVRKCNNNTAVKYVKNFHKIINQCLSNGWLNKDPFVNYKAKVKEVVREFLSEADIESMINKEFVSERLDLVRDIFVFSCFTGLAYIDVKQLTKTHISLGIDGDNWIFTTRQKTDTASKIPLLPLAQQIVDKYENHPICLNENRLLPILSNQKMNAYLKEIADVCGINKDLTFHIARHTFATTVTLSNGVPIETVSKMLGHTNLKTTQHYAKILDHKISNDMMILKEKFKNTNTALSNKSGQIKA
- a CDS encoding RteC domain-containing protein; the protein is MQGCCNDFFYEFELEVEHIKKTNANPITQAKLALEYIEIKLKELFLWLEKFIFNSKEDEIHFFKELKFKITSKYIFFNRILDIESKSPSNSKKLKIKHYEKALNNCFQFSKQDKEFYKYYRSGSIHNDHLYFIRNSEKQTSNLDISLINFDKKLCTSHDVKVANIIANDILEIYLEEKIEEINSSPNSNHQTAKSNLNWTGSKIEMVELIYGLHNLKMFNGGNTDIKEIAGQFSKTFNIVLDDSIYRCFQDIKNRKTIKTKFLHSLSENFNNKIVEEEQN